In the Flavobacterium sp. J372 genome, one interval contains:
- a CDS encoding PolC-type DNA polymerase III, giving the protein MAFDWLTGGNTPQFWKNYTSLFDKDESKGARRYVVFDMETTGLDYKEDVILSIGAIGVANNAVEVGDFLEVFIRQEKFTPRSVALADEINETGHEKIVEAEALIQFLTFIKDATLVSHNINLDVEMLNQALKRLDLGRIRNPLMDTNVLYQRWKDLPDEKQLSLDELCNALKVRKSDRHTASGNAYITAIVFLKLKNKLGI; this is encoded by the coding sequence ATGGCGTTTGACTGGCTTACTGGCGGCAACACTCCGCAATTCTGGAAAAACTATACTTCGCTTTTCGACAAAGATGAAAGCAAAGGTGCACGCCGCTATGTAGTGTTTGATATGGAAACAACCGGCCTTGATTATAAGGAAGATGTTATACTTTCAATAGGGGCTATTGGAGTGGCAAACAATGCTGTTGAAGTAGGAGATTTTTTGGAAGTTTTTATCAGGCAGGAAAAATTCACGCCCCGGTCTGTTGCCCTGGCAGACGAAATAAATGAAACCGGGCATGAAAAAATTGTTGAAGCGGAAGCTTTAATACAGTTCCTTACTTTCATTAAAGATGCCACGCTGGTAAGCCATAATATAAACCTTGATGTAGAAATGCTTAACCAGGCCCTAAAGAGGCTTGACCTTGGGAGGATACGCAATCCGCTGATGGATACCAACGTACTTTACCAGCGATGGAAAGATCTTCCTGATGAAAAACAACTTAGCCTTGATGAGCTTTGCAATGCACTTAAAGTGCGCAAAAGCGACAGGCATACCGCTTCAGGTAATGCTTATATAACTGCTATAGTTTTCCTTAAATTAAAAAATAAACTGGGTATCTAG
- a CDS encoding putative nucleotidyltransferase substrate binding domain-containing protein — MPQIEDALQEAIGKSINRNKKFFAYLAADTLRNPAPLGFFRQFLVESDGEHKDSFDIKSRALEPLSDAARLLALSQNLIEITNTFQRFKKLAELEPQNAELYEECSDAFNTLTRFRTEVGLQDDSNGRYLNLNELSKSDKVKLKNCFQPISDLQDLIKNRFSLTYIS, encoded by the coding sequence GTGCCGCAGATTGAAGATGCCTTGCAGGAAGCAATTGGCAAAAGCATCAACCGGAATAAGAAGTTCTTTGCTTACCTTGCTGCTGACACCCTTCGTAACCCTGCCCCTCTTGGGTTTTTCAGGCAGTTTCTGGTGGAAAGCGATGGCGAGCATAAAGACAGCTTTGATATTAAGAGCAGAGCGCTTGAGCCACTGTCTGATGCTGCACGTTTACTTGCCCTGAGCCAAAACCTTATTGAAATTACCAATACTTTCCAAAGGTTTAAGAAGCTGGCAGAACTTGAGCCGCAAAACGCAGAATTATACGAGGAATGCAGTGATGCTTTTAATACGCTCACACGCTTCCGTACGGAGGTTGGACTGCAAGATGATTCAAACGGCAGATACCTTAATCTTAATGAGTTATCTAAATCAGATAAAGTAAAGCTTAAGAACTGTTTTCAGCCCATTAGTGACCTTCAGGATTTGATTAAGAACCGCTTTTCACTAACCTACATCAGCTAA